A portion of the Hoplias malabaricus isolate fHopMal1 chromosome 1, fHopMal1.hap1, whole genome shotgun sequence genome contains these proteins:
- the LOC136673919 gene encoding streptococcal hemagglutinin-like, with protein sequence MSSVNLSSVNLSMTRVNLSSVNLSVSSVNLSRVNLSMSSVNLSMTRVNLSVSSVNLSIGSVNLSVSSVNLRMSSVNLSMSSVNLSVSSVNLSIGSINLSVSSVNLSMSSVNLSMSSVNLSSVNLSMTRVNLSSVNLSSVNLSMTRVNLSSVNLSVSSVNLSISSINLRSVNLSMSSVNLRSVNLSMSCVNLSSVNLSMSSVNLNMTRINLSSLNLSIGSVNLSVSSVNLSMSSVNLSMTRVNLSSVNLSVSSVNLSSVNLSMTRVNLSSVNLSVSSVNLSRVNLSMSSVNLSMTRVNLSVSSVNLRMSSVNLSMSSVNLSVSSVNLSIGSINLSVSSVNLSMSSVNLSMSSVNLSSVNLSMTRVNLSSVNLSSVNLSMTRVNLSSVNLSVSSVNLSISSINLRSVNLSMSSVNLRSVNLSMSCVNLSSVNLSMSSVNLNMTRINLSSLNLSIGSVNLSVSSVNLSMSSVNLSMTRVNLSSVNLSVSSVNLSISSVNLSVSSANLRSVNLSMSSVNLSMSCVNMSSVNLSMTCVNLSSVNLSMSSVNLSSVNLSISSINLSSVNLSISSVNLRSVNLSVSSVNLRSVILSMSSVNLSMSCVNLSSVNLSMTRVNLSSVSLSISSVNLSSVNLSVSSVNLRSVNLSIYIYAFGRRFYPKRL encoded by the coding sequence ATGAGCAGTGTAAACCTGAGCAGTGTAAACCTGAGCATGACCCGTGTAAACTTGAGCAGTGTAAACCTGAGCGTGAGCAGTGTAAACCTGAGCCGTGTAAACCTAAGCATGAGCAGTGTAAACCTCAGCATGACCCGTGTAAACCTGAGCGTAAGCAGTGTAAACCTGAGCATAGGCAGTGTAAACCTTAGCGTGAGCAGTGTAAACCTGAGAATGAGCAGTGTAAACCTGAGCATGAGCAGTGTAAACCTGAGCGTAAGCAGTGTAAACCTGAGCATAGGCAGTATAAACCTTAGCGTGAGCAGTGTAAACCTGAGCATGAGCAGTGTAAACCTGAGCATGAGCAGTGTAAACCTGAGCAGTGTAAACCTCAGCATGACCCGTGTAAACCTGAGCAGTGTAAACCTGAGCAGTGTAAACCTCAGCATGACCCGTGTAAACCTGAGCAGTGTAAACCTGAGCGTAAGCAGTGTAAACCTGAGCATAAGCAGTATAAACCTGAGGAGTGTAAACCTGAGCATGAGCAGTGTAAACCTAAGGAGTGTAAACCTGAGCATGAGCTGTGTAAACCTGAGCAGTGTAAACCTGAGCATGAGCAGTGTAAACCTCAACATGACCCGTATAAACCTGAGCAGTTTAAACCTGAGCATAGGCAGTGTAAACCTTAGCGTGAGCAGTGTAAACCTGAGCATGAGCAGTGTAAACCTCAGCATGACCCGTGTAAACCTGAGCAGTGTAAACCTGAGCGTAAGCAGTGTAAACCTGAGCAGTGTAAACCTGAGCATGACCCGTGTAAACTTGAGCAGTGTAAACCTGAGCGTGAGCAGTGTAAACCTGAGCCGTGTAAACCTAAGCATGAGCAGTGTAAACCTCAGCATGACCCGTGTAAACCTTAGCGTGAGCAGTGTAAACCTGAGAATGAGCAGTGTAAACCTGAGCATGAGCAGTGTAAACCTGAGCGTAAGCAGTGTAAACCTGAGCATAGGCAGTATAAACCTTAGCGTGAGCAGTGTAAACCTGAGCATGAGCAGTGTAAACCTGAGCATGAGCAGTGTAAACCTGAGCAGTGTAAACCTCAGCATGACCCGTGTAAACCTGAGCAGTGTAAACCTGAGCAGTGTAAACCTCAGCATGACCCGTGTAAACCTGAGCAGTGTAAACCTGAGCGTAAGCAGTGTAAACCTGAGCATAAGCAGTATAAACCTGAGGAGTGTAAACCTGAGCATGAGCAGTGTAAACCTAAGGAGTGTAAACCTGAGCATGAGCTGTGTAAACCTGAGCAGTGTAAACCTGAGCATGAGCAGTGTAAACCTCAACATGACCCGTATAAACCTGAGCAGTTTAAACCTGAGCATAGGCAGTGTAAACCTTAGCGTGAGCAGTGTAAACCTGAGCATGAGCAGTGTAAACCTCAGCATGACCCGTGTAAACCTGAGCAGTGTAAACCTGAGCGTAAGCAGTGTAAACCTGAGCATAAGCAGTGTAAACCTGAGCGTGAGCAGTGCAAACCTAAGGAGTGTAAACCTGAGCATGAGCAGTGTAAACCTGAGCATGAGCTGTGTAAACATGAGCAGTGTAAACCTCAGCATGACCTGTGTAAACCTGAGCAGTGTAAACCTGAGCATGAGCAGTGTAAACCTGAGCAGTGTAAACCTGAGCATAAGCAGTATAAACCTGAGCAGTGTAAACCTGAGCATAAGCAGTGTAAACCTAAGGAGTGTAAACCTGAGCGTGAGCAGTGTAAACCTAAGGAGTGTAATCCTGAGCATGAGCAGTGTAAACCTGAGCATGAGCTGTGTAAACCTGAGCAGTGTAAACCTCAGCATGACCCGTGTAAACCTGAGCAGTGTAAGCCTGAGCATAAGCAGTGTAAACCTGAGCAGTGTAAACCTGAGCGTGAGCAGTGTAAACCTAAGGAGTGTAAACCTgagcatttacatttatgcatttggcagacgcttttatccaaagcgactctaa